The following proteins come from a genomic window of Citrobacter europaeus:
- the ybgI gene encoding radiation resistance protein YbgI, which translates to MKNTELEQLINDKLNSAAISDYAPNGLQVEGKETVHKIVTGVTASQALLDEAVRLEADAVIVHHGYFWKGESPVIRGMKRHRLKTLLENDINLYGWHLPLDAHPELGNNAQLAALLGITVMGEIEPLVPWGELSMPVPGLELASWIEARLGRKPLWCGDTGPEKVQRVAWCTGGGQSFIDSAARFGVDAFITGEVSEQTIHSAREQGLHFYAAGHHATERGGIRALSEWLNENTDLDVTFIDIPNPA; encoded by the coding sequence ATGAAAAACACCGAACTGGAACAACTGATCAACGACAAACTGAACAGCGCCGCCATTAGCGACTACGCGCCGAATGGTTTGCAGGTTGAGGGCAAAGAGACGGTGCATAAAATCGTGACCGGCGTGACCGCAAGTCAGGCGTTGCTGGACGAGGCAGTGCGCCTGGAGGCGGATGCGGTCATCGTTCATCACGGTTATTTCTGGAAAGGCGAATCTCCGGTAATTCGCGGCATGAAGCGGCATCGTCTGAAAACGCTGTTGGAAAATGATATCAACCTGTATGGCTGGCACCTGCCGCTGGATGCCCACCCGGAACTGGGGAATAACGCGCAGTTGGCCGCGCTGTTAGGGATTACCGTAATGGGTGAAATCGAGCCGTTGGTGCCATGGGGGGAACTCTCCATGCCGGTTCCGGGACTGGAGCTGGCATCGTGGATTGAAGCGCGTTTAGGCCGTAAACCGTTATGGTGTGGTGATACCGGGCCGGAGAAAGTTCAGCGCGTCGCCTGGTGTACAGGCGGCGGTCAAAGTTTTATTGATAGCGCAGCCCGATTTGGCGTCGATGCCTTTATCACCGGTGAAGTCTCAGAGCAAACCATTCACTCAGCCCGCGAGCAGGGGCTGCATTTTTATGCTGCCGGTCACCATGCGACCGAACGCGGCGGCATTCGCGCTTTAAGCGAGTGGCTGAATGAAAACACCGATCTGGACGTAACATTTATCGATATTCCTAATCCAGCCTAA
- the phrB gene encoding deoxyribodipyrimidine photo-lyase, which yields MTTHLVWFRRDLRLHDNLALAAACRDRSAQVLALYISTPEQWKAHEMAPRQAAFISAQLNALQTALAEKGIPLLFHEVADFAGSVEIVKNVCAEHGVSRLFYNYQYEINERQRDAAVEKSLPHAVCEGFDDSVILPPGAVMTGNHEMYKVFTPFKNAWLKRIKDGVPECVSAPTVREKGALDAPLTPITLGYPQQDFDAQLFAAEEKLAIAQLRQFCLQAAGEYEQLRDFPAVEGTSRLSASLATGGLSPRQCLNRLLTEQPQALEGGAGSVWLNELIWREFYRHLMTYHPALCRHQPFIRWTERVQWQNNPAHLQAWQTGKTGYPIVDAAMRQLNATGWMHNRLRMIAASFLVKDLLIDWRKGEQYFMSQLIDGDLAANNGGWQWAASTGTDAAPYFRIFNPTTQGEKFDRDGEFIRQWLPELRDVPGKAIHDPWTWAEKTQVTLNYPRQIVDHKQARLATLAAYETARKE from the coding sequence ATGACCACGCATCTGGTCTGGTTTCGACGTGATTTACGTCTGCATGACAACCTCGCGCTGGCGGCGGCTTGTCGGGATCGTTCTGCACAGGTTTTGGCGCTATATATCTCGACGCCTGAACAGTGGAAGGCACACGAAATGGCCCCACGTCAGGCGGCATTTATCAGCGCCCAGCTAAATGCGTTGCAAACGGCGCTGGCAGAAAAAGGCATTCCGCTTTTGTTTCATGAAGTCGCCGATTTTGCGGGCAGCGTGGAAATCGTCAAAAACGTCTGCGCAGAGCATGGCGTTAGCCGATTATTTTATAACTATCAGTACGAAATTAACGAACGCCAGCGTGATGCTGCCGTCGAGAAGTCATTACCTCATGCGGTGTGTGAAGGGTTTGACGACAGCGTGATCCTGCCTCCGGGGGCGGTCATGACCGGCAATCACGAGATGTATAAAGTTTTTACGCCGTTTAAAAATGCCTGGCTGAAGCGGATTAAAGACGGTGTTCCAGAATGCGTTAGCGCGCCGACGGTGAGAGAAAAAGGCGCTCTTGATGCTCCGTTAACACCTATAACACTGGGCTACCCGCAGCAAGATTTTGATGCGCAGCTGTTTGCGGCGGAAGAAAAATTGGCTATCGCGCAATTACGCCAGTTTTGCCTGCAGGCTGCGGGAGAATATGAGCAGTTGCGTGATTTCCCGGCGGTTGAGGGCACCAGTCGATTATCTGCGAGCCTGGCGACGGGAGGATTGTCGCCGCGCCAGTGTCTGAATCGACTGCTTACAGAGCAACCTCAGGCGCTTGAGGGCGGGGCTGGCAGCGTCTGGCTGAACGAGCTTATCTGGCGTGAATTTTATCGTCATCTGATGACTTACCATCCGGCGCTGTGTCGGCATCAACCCTTTATCCGCTGGACCGAACGCGTGCAATGGCAAAATAACCCTGCGCATTTGCAGGCCTGGCAAACGGGAAAAACGGGGTATCCGATTGTGGATGCGGCGATGCGCCAGCTCAACGCCACGGGCTGGATGCATAATCGTTTACGCATGATTGCGGCCAGTTTTTTGGTGAAAGACCTGCTGATCGACTGGCGTAAAGGCGAACAGTATTTTATGTCGCAACTGATAGATGGCGACCTGGCGGCCAATAACGGCGGCTGGCAGTGGGCTGCCTCAACCGGAACCGACGCTGCGCCGTATTTCCGTATCTTTAACCCCACAACTCAGGGCGAAAAATTTGATCGTGACGGTGAGTTTATCCGCCAGTGGCTGCCGGAACTGCGCGACGTGCCGGGTAAAGCTATTCATGACCCGTGGACGTGGGCTGAAAAAACGCAGGTGACGCTTAACTATCCTCGTCAGATTGTCGATCATAAACAAGCCAGACTGGCGACGCTGGCGGCATATGAGACGGCGCGTAAAGAGTAA
- a CDS encoding Rpn family recombination-promoting nuclease/putative transposase, which produces MTMPTTSTPHDAVFKTFLHHPETARDFLDIHLPAELRTLCDLNSLKLESESFIEADLRSRYSDVLWSLHTRNGDGYVYVVIEHQSSAEPHMAFRLLRYAMAAMQRHLDAGHKELPLVIPMLFYHGCRSPYPHSLCWLDAFADPVAARQLYSSAFPLVDITVVPDDEIMAHRRMALLELMQKHIRQRNLLGLVEQLATLLLTGCANDTQLQAMFNYILQSGDESRFNEFMQEIAQRIPQHKERLMTIAERLRLDGLQEGLQQGLQQGLQQGKQEAALRIAQTMLEQKIDREMVLLVTGLTEEELAAIHA; this is translated from the coding sequence ATGACAATGCCAACAACCTCCACACCGCACGATGCGGTGTTTAAAACGTTTTTACATCACCCCGAAACCGCGCGGGATTTTCTCGACATTCACCTGCCAGCTGAACTGCGGACGCTTTGCGATTTGAATTCGCTGAAGCTGGAGTCAGAAAGTTTTATTGAAGCGGATTTACGTTCGCGCTACTCCGACGTGCTCTGGTCTTTGCACACACGCAACGGTGACGGTTATGTCTATGTGGTGATAGAGCATCAAAGTTCAGCCGAGCCGCATATGGCTTTTCGTCTGTTGCGTTATGCGATGGCGGCGATGCAGCGCCATCTGGACGCAGGGCATAAGGAACTGCCACTAGTGATACCGATGCTCTTTTATCATGGCTGCCGAAGCCCCTATCCGCACTCATTGTGCTGGCTGGATGCCTTTGCCGACCCCGTGGCGGCAAGACAGCTTTATTCCAGCGCATTTCCGTTGGTAGACATAACGGTGGTACCCGATGATGAGATCATGGCTCACAGACGAATGGCGCTGCTGGAATTAATGCAAAAACATATCCGTCAGCGGAATTTGCTGGGGCTGGTAGAGCAACTGGCCACGCTGCTCCTTACTGGATGCGCTAATGACACGCAATTACAGGCGATGTTTAATTACATCCTACAATCTGGCGACGAATCTCGTTTTAATGAATTTATGCAGGAGATAGCGCAACGGATCCCCCAACATAAGGAGAGGCTGATGACTATTGCAGAGCGGTTACGGTTAGATGGATTACAGGAAGGGTTACAGCAGGGATTACAGCAGGGATTACAGCAGGGTAAACAAGAAGCCGCATTACGTATAGCGCAAACAATGTTGGAGCAGAAAATAGATCGCGAAATGGTGCTACTGGTTACAGGTCTTACTGAAGAGGAACTCGCAGCCATTCATGCATAA
- the pxpB gene encoding 5-oxoprolinase subunit PxpB codes for MQRARCYLLGETAVVLELEPPITLATQKRIWRLAQRLVDAPNVLEAIPGMNNITVTLRDPQTLALDAIERLQRWWEESEALEPDSRFIEIPVTYGGEFGPDLAEVARHSGLSDKQVVELHASVDYVVWFIGFQPGFPYLGSLPEQLHTPRRAEPRLIVPAGSVGIGGSQTGVYPLSTPGGWQLIGRTPVALFDPKREEPILLRAGDTVRFVPQKEGIC; via the coding sequence GTGCAGCGAGCGCGTTGTTATCTGTTAGGTGAAACGGCGGTGGTTCTTGAGCTGGAACCGCCCATTACGCTGGCGACTCAGAAACGCATCTGGCGTCTGGCCCAGCGTCTGGTTGATGCCCCGAATGTGCTTGAAGCTATTCCGGGCATGAACAATATCACGGTGACCTTGCGCGACCCGCAAACGCTGGCGCTGGATGCGATTGAACGCCTGCAGCGCTGGTGGGAAGAGAGTGAGGCGTTGGAACCGGATTCGCGCTTTATAGAAATTCCCGTGACCTATGGCGGTGAGTTTGGCCCCGATCTGGCTGAGGTCGCCCGGCACAGCGGATTAAGCGACAAGCAGGTTGTGGAACTTCATGCATCGGTTGATTACGTGGTGTGGTTTATCGGCTTTCAGCCGGGATTTCCCTATCTTGGGAGCTTACCTGAACAACTCCATACCCCAAGGCGTGCGGAACCTCGCCTGATTGTTCCGGCAGGTTCAGTGGGTATTGGCGGATCCCAAACGGGCGTTTATCCGCTTTCCACGCCAGGCGGATGGCAACTGATTGGTCGTACCCCCGTTGCGTTATTTGATCCAAAACGAGAGGAACCAATTCTGTTACGGGCTGGCGATACCGTGCGTTTTGTCCCGCAGAAGGAGGGGATATGTTAA
- the dtpD gene encoding dipeptide permease DtpD has product MNKQASQPRAIYYVVALQIWEYFSFYGMRALLILYLTNQLKYDDNHAYELFSAYCSLVYVTPILGGYLADKVLGNRMAVMIGAFLMAVGHLVLGASEMAPAFLYLSLAIIVCGYGLFKSNISCLLGELYQPEDPRRDGGFSLLYAAGNIGSIIAPIACGYVQEEYSWAMGFALAAIGMLAGLVIFLCGNRHFAHTTGVNKAVLCAKKYVLPNWAWLLVLLVAAPLLITVLFWKEWSVYALIVATVIGLAVLAKIYRQAQTQKQRKELGLIVTLTFFSLLFWAFAQQGGSSISLYIDRFVNRDILGYSVPTAMFQSVNAFAVMLCGIVLAWVLKESVGGNRTVRIWGKFALGLGLMSAGFCILTLSARWSAAYGHSSMPLMVLGLAVMGFAELFIDPVAMSQITRIEIPGVTGVLTGIYMLLSGAIANYLAGVIADQTSQGSFDAAGAINYSINAYIDVFSEITWGALACVVLVLLIWLYQSLKFRNRALAVES; this is encoded by the coding sequence ATGAATAAACAAGCATCTCAACCACGGGCGATTTATTACGTCGTCGCGCTACAAATTTGGGAATACTTCAGTTTTTACGGTATGCGTGCGCTACTGATCCTGTATCTCACTAACCAGCTTAAGTACGACGATAATCACGCTTATGAACTGTTCAGCGCCTACTGCTCGCTGGTCTACGTCACGCCGATTCTTGGGGGATACCTGGCCGATAAAGTGCTCGGCAACCGGATGGCGGTAATGATAGGCGCATTTTTAATGGCGGTGGGGCATCTGGTATTGGGCGCCAGCGAAATGGCTCCAGCGTTCCTCTATTTGTCTCTGGCGATAATTGTCTGCGGCTATGGTCTGTTTAAATCCAACATCAGTTGCCTGCTGGGCGAATTGTATCAACCTGAAGATCCGCGCCGCGACGGTGGATTCTCTCTGCTCTACGCTGCCGGGAATATTGGTTCAATCATCGCGCCCATTGCCTGCGGCTACGTGCAGGAAGAGTACAGTTGGGCGATGGGTTTTGCGCTGGCCGCGATTGGTATGCTGGCGGGGCTGGTGATTTTCTTATGCGGTAATCGCCATTTCGCCCATACTACCGGTGTCAACAAGGCCGTCCTGTGTGCGAAAAAATATGTGCTGCCAAACTGGGCCTGGCTGTTAGTTCTGCTGGTTGCAGCACCGCTGCTGATTACTGTCCTGTTCTGGAAAGAGTGGTCCGTTTACGCCCTGATCGTTGCCACTGTTATTGGCCTCGCTGTTCTGGCAAAGATTTATCGCCAGGCGCAGACTCAGAAGCAGCGCAAAGAGCTGGGGCTTATCGTCACACTGACCTTCTTCAGCTTGTTGTTCTGGGCCTTTGCTCAACAGGGCGGAAGCTCGATCAGCCTGTATATCGACCGCTTCGTTAACCGCGATATTCTGGGGTATTCCGTCCCTACTGCGATGTTCCAGTCGGTTAACGCTTTTGCCGTGATGCTCTGCGGTATCGTGCTGGCCTGGGTGCTCAAAGAAAGCGTTGGCGGCAATCGTACCGTACGAATCTGGGGTAAATTTGCTCTCGGGCTCGGTTTAATGAGCGCAGGCTTCTGTATTCTGACCTTGAGCGCTCGCTGGTCCGCGGCTTACGGCCACTCTTCCATGCCGTTGATGGTACTGGGACTGGCGGTCATGGGCTTTGCCGAACTGTTTATTGACCCGGTGGCAATGTCGCAAATTACGCGTATTGAGATCCCTGGTGTAACCGGCGTGTTAACCGGCATTTATATGCTGCTTTCCGGCGCCATCGCCAACTACCTGGCAGGCGTTATCGCCGATCAGACCTCGCAAGGTTCGTTTGACGCTGCGGGCGCTATCAACTACTCCATCAATGCATACATTGATGTCTTTAGCGAAATTACCTGGGGCGCACTGGCCTGCGTGGTGCTGGTGCTGCTGATTTGGCTGTACCAGTCGCTGAAATTCAGAAACCGTGCGTTAGCGGTAGAGTCCTGA